In Balaenoptera ricei isolate mBalRic1 chromosome 4, mBalRic1.hap2, whole genome shotgun sequence, the following are encoded in one genomic region:
- the MAP6D1 gene encoding MAP6 domain-containing protein 1, protein MAWPCISRLCCLARRWNQLDRSDVAVPLTLHSYSDLESEEPGLGGATSRRGPSPAGARDPGRDVPLTQYQRDFGVWTAPAGPRDGTLGREPGAGGRRIKPPASYSRGVYVLPVGDADAAAAATTSYRQEFQAWTGVKPSRSTKVKPAAVITTHSSGWDSSPGAGFQVPEVRKKFAPNPSAIFQASAPRILNM, encoded by the exons aTGGCGTGGCCCTGCATCAGCCGCCTCTGCTGCCTGGCGCGGCGCTGGAACCAGCTGGACCGATCCGACGTGGCCGTGCCACTGACCCTGCACAGCTACTCCGACCTCGAGAGCGAGGAGCCGGGCCTGGGCGGTGCCACCTCGCGCAGGGGCCCGTCCCCCGCAGGCGCGCGGGACCCCGGCCGCGACGTGCCGCTTACTCAGTACCAGCGGGACTTCGGCGTGTGGACGGCTCCCGCGGGGCCCAGAGATGGAACACTGGGGCGCGAGCCGGGAGCGGGCGGCCGCAGGATCAAGCCCCCTGCGTCCTACAGCCGGGGGGTCTACGTGCTCCCCGTCGGCGACGCAGATGCGGCTGCAGCGGCGACCACATCGTACAG ACAGGAATTCCAGGCTTGGACTGGAGTGAAGCCATCGAGATCCACAAAGGTGAAACCTGCCGCAGTCATCACAACCCACAGCTCTGGATGGGACAGCAGCCCCGGGGCTGGCTTCCAG GTCCCTGAGGTGAGGAAGAAGTTCGCCCCTAACCCCTCAGCCATCTTTCAGGCCTCGGCTCCCCGGATCCTCAACATGTGA